TCCAATTCAATTATTCTCTTGGAAATCCGTTCTGCTAGTCCTATGCCACTATTTGCCCGACAAGCACTAAGTAAAGCCCCCCAGATACTCACATCAGGCTTCAACGGCAttgaatgaataaaattttcagcTTCGACAAGGCATCCAGATCTAGCAAGAAGATCAACAACAGAAGCATAGTGTTCAATTTGAGGTTCAAAGTTGTACTGGCTCTTCATGTAATGAAAGAACTGTAGACCCTCTTCCACCAAACCTGAGTGGCTGCAGGCATAAAGGACAGCAATAAATGCGACAGGATCGGGAAGGATACCACATTCTTCCATATCTGTGAAAGCTTTTATAGCTTTCTTTCCCTCACCATACATGCCGTAAGCAGTGATCAATGTTGTCCAGGTAACGACATCTCTCCCTTTGAGAAGCTCGAATATTTTAATAGTGTACCCTATATTTCCACATTTGGAATACATATCAATTAGAGCATTCCCTATGGAAACTTCTGATTCAAAACCTAATCTGAAAATGCAGCCATGAATCTCCTTCCCATGCCTCTTGGCAGCGAGAAGGGAGCAAATTGGAAGGACACCTAAAAAGGTGGCCTTATCTGGTGACACTCCATCATTTCTCATCCGGCCCAACAATATAAACCCTAACTCACAATCCTCATGATGAACACATGTGGATATAACTGTGTTCCATGTAACTACATCACGAATGCTCATGCTCTCAAATAATTTCAGAGAGTCATCTATTTCTTTACATTTGGCATACATATCAATGAGACCATTACTAAGGCATAGCTCTGAAACATGTCCAGATTTAACTGTCTCGCAATGGACTTGTTTGCCCAGAAAGAGATCTGAAAAGTGTGAGGACACAGACAGAAGTATCAGATGAGTTACCGAATCAGGTTTCATCCCCAATTTCATCATTCTGAAAAGCCGCACTGCTTCATCTTGATGGCCATACTGGACACAACCACTGATCATTGAATTCCAAGACACATGGTCCTTGCAATCCATCTCGTTAAATACTTTCATAGCAGCTGTAAAATTTCCACTCTTTATGTGCATGTCAAGAAGAATATTGTTTGCTCTTGTGTCAAGCTCTAACCCCTTCTCAACcatataattatttacaaaTTTCCCAAGCTCACAGTCTTGCAAATGTCCACAAGCACGGAGAACAGAAGTTATTGTCAGGATGTCGGGTGTAAATGTTTCAATCATCTCCATGAACAGCTTGATCGACTCCTCAAACAATTCCAGCTGACAATAACCACATATCATGGTGTTCCAACTAACACTATCTTTAAATACAATGTCACTGAAAATTTTCTGGGCCCCCCGTATATCGTTGAACTTGAAGTACATAGAAAGAAGCCCATTGCTCACAATGGTATCGGATCCCATCCCACTCTTTGCGACCAAACCGTGAAGCGCCCAACCGTCTTCCAGTGCAACTAGGCCTCCACAGGCAGGAAGAACACTTGACACGGTATATAAATCGATCAAAATCCCCTCCTTTCTCATCCCCCGATAGACATACATTGCCTCTTCAAAGTATCCATTCGAGCTGTACCCGGAAATCAGGCTATTCCAAGAAACGACATCCCTCTCAGACATTTTATCAAACACAGCGTGGGCGTTATGAAGATCAGTGAATCTGGCATACATGTCGATGACGGCATTGCCTATATACAAGTCCGAGCCGAAACCCAACTCCAGGACCTGCCCGTGAACAACCCTTCCGGTTTCGACATCGAGGGACCCAGCGCAGGCGTTGATGACAGAAGGGAAAGTATAAGTGTCGGGTAGAACCCCAGCGCGTCGCATTTCGGTGTAGAAGTGGAGGGCCCTGAGGAAGAAACCGTTGTGCGTGAAGGCCCTGACAATGGAGTTCCACTGGTAGACGTTGTTGGTGGGGGAGGCACGGCGGAAGACGGAGAGGGAGCTCTTGGGGTCTCTGAAATGAGCATACTTGCTTATCAGCTTGCCGGCGAAGAACTCGGAGCGGTAGAGCCCAGCAGTGATTATCAGTGCGTGGACGCGGCGGAGGCCGGCGGGGGTCGAGGCTGAAGACAGAGCAGCGGAGACTGAGGAGCGTAGGGTTTCCCGTGCACGGGCTGTTGGGAATACGGACATCAGTATCACAGCTCGCTGTGGGATGAAATGCTGAAGTTCACGACTGGGCAATTGTGTCGGTCATGGAATCGGTCCCGCCAAGCAGGAAATAATACGACAATACCGAAGCATATCATCTCCCTATCCGGGTTGTGGTCCAACGGTGACGTTTGGTACATTATCATAAAAATACTATTAGCAATCTAATTACTATCGATTTTAATCATCACCAATTAAATAACTTTGGGAGATTGCCACCAAAGTAATAATTAGACAGACAACCTTCGTATGGCTCTCCGTTTCATTACTTTGGTGGTAATGTGCATTATCATGACAATTACGATTGCCGGTATAGTGATGTAACCAAATACAATAATCTTGTAGGCTTGGAAAATTTAACATAACATAGTAAATAATCTACCTGGATTATCTTATACCAAACACCACCTTAAAATGATTGTACTCCGCGACAAAGtaaattgtttcaatttttataaattaaaaacttCTCCGGAATTCACTGCAgaaattgatttttgttagggtaaattacaaaaaaaaacccaaattttgtaaaatgtctcaattttgtcctaaattttgttttgtaacaaaaaaaaccataagttttctaaaatgtctcaaaaatgacctccgttataacttccgtcaatttttgctgctgatggtgggtccctttaacagtccacgtaggtcacacgtaggcaaaaattgacggaagttataacggaggtcatttttgagacattttagaaaacttatgattttttttgttacaaaacaaaagttaggacaaaactgagacattttacaaaatttaggtttttttttataatttgccctttttgttattatatagAAGATATGTCTATTAATGATGTACAACTTTCAGtttatatattagtaaaaaaaataagcctaaaacaaattttaaagtCATATGGAAGTTGTAAATCTTTACAATACTCAATTTGATTAAGTAGTTTAGAAGTTATTGTATTGTAAAGTACCAAGAACATCTCAATGGGAGATCTAACACAAGAGAAAGATGTTTCCAAATTTATTCCAAAAGATGTTTATATAGTTATGTTTATTTGatagagaaaattttcaaattagataataaaattagaattaattaacttatttATATTGATACATTTTTTCGGTAGTTTATATtgatacattattattattattattaacatCTCCATTTGACAAATCCTTAACCAATTGTCAAGAGGGAGAAGCACGAATTGCCATTAGCTGAAGCAGGGCTCCAAAAGAAAAGCTTAATTTTTccaaccttttctttttaaatctTTACATCACCATTTTGCAATCATCATCTGAAGCATAGTCCTGGAGCAACTTgagtttctttttcaatttttttataaaatttttacacTTCCATTCGACAACCTTCAGCTGAAGTACAATCAAATTGGCTGAAAGAGAAGACTAGGAAGAGGAAGGTACCATTGATTTGCAGGAAATATTAGCTAAAACGGCATATCATCTTTAATTTTCTATCAATATACCTATGATATGATACGAACATATTAGATTTTGTCTTATTATCTTAAAGTGTAAtaacaaatttatatttataaatatattataatatataaaaactaagCAGCGATATCGTGAGAACTTTATTGACTAACATTTTACTCGTGGTTCATCGTCCTTTCAACTGTTTGGAGAATTTTATTCTAAATCGGAAATCCATGTATCTgtccatttttatattaaaactTCATAAGTACATTGTCTCTAATCTACGTATGTAGAATATCGAGAAGATATTTTTTACGTTCAATATATGTAGGATGTCGAGAAGACTTGATATAATTTCCAAGAGTAGCATGTAGTGCTAAGGAATGAGAAAGCACCGTGCAACCAAATTGCCAAAGCCCTTTGCCAAAGCCCTCTGTTCTACGTTGAATTGACCTATCAATTCCAATTCAatgaattttaatatattttatttgtgtcAAATTCAATGTGTTTTAGTTATTCATCCATATTATACGAATATGATgacatataattatttttaaaaaaataaaaaatttctaggtaataagaaaaaaatcctCGAGGTATGTGatgtttttcaaattcaatgtcACAAATGTCCTataaataggaaaaaataCATTTCTTTTACAGAGATAAGTCGTCCGGTCATACAAAACATATCTATTGGGATCATATCACAGGACTCTGTTtacatatatttacatatatcgCTGGCTCTTCCTTATGACTAGATTGCTCATTTATTTGCCatcatgaatttatttttcacaattcattGTATTTTGTAGCATTTATTATATGTactcaacaaaaaaaatattttttctttaaatctATATTTTAAGTTTGTACGCATTGTTAAATATCTTATTTTGGtcatatgaaaattgataaaaatttaCTTCGCAACGCGCGTATATCGATTAGCTTAATTACTTATTAATAGAAcatgaattattatttaaaaattattcatataGAATTGAATCATTTTacataacataaaatttaCTTACTTATACTGATGCATTTAATGCCCAATTAATGTACCAATTTCCCTTGTAAATTATGTATATCGGGATATTCTTGGGTTCAATGACTAAATAGTCAGTGGTTGCACCCGTACGAAATGTTTTCGTACTTGGAGAATAACGTTTTTGTACAAAAAATCAATCTACTGCATGTACAAATCAATCGACTAATGTTtcgtacaaaatatttttgtacTTAGAGAATAATGTTTTGTACAAGGAGAATAACATTTCATTCAGGAGTCTGGCTGAATATTCAGCTGCAGGACCCAAGAATTACCCTATGTATATCATAGAGTTATCTATGAGCTAATCAGTCTATCGATAAATCTACTAgtctttatatatttaatcttTCCTCAAGCGAAGTGGTGATGTAATATCATCTATAATTTCTCATACggtttttattaatttttctttcccaaTTAGAATGTCTACGTTTGTTATTTAACCTAGTATAGTCGCTAGCCTAGGCATGGTaatgattttcctttttcttgcaCATGTGTCTTTTGttaatgtaatatatattttgagggGGAAGGAAAAGTTCTTCAGTCACATATGATCCACACGTGTGTTGTTGATAACGAACTGAGGAACCATATGCATGCGTACCAGCAAAAAAGGAGATCAGTGGTAGTATCCCAATTTCCTCTCCGATGCTTAAGTTAGTATGAGTATGAGCCATATATGAGAGTTTGTGCGTAATTGGAACAATAAAAGCACACCTGGAGATTTATACGGTATTAGAGATATATTTGGTTACCTCAATATAGGATTTTGGATATAATTGAGAATCCCCCGAGTCcataaattaagaaaacatACTTAAACAAGCTTTATCTTCTCAAGCAATACACTCTGTGATCGGGTCGCGCCACTATAGTCTTCACTAGGCCCGCGATGGACTTACAATGCCCatttgggactcggcccaaaTCTCAGTCCCtaacaaaaaattttcaaggTCCTCTTTTTATTGGCCTCACCGAAAAAGTTGTTGAAGATTCACGTTGTGATAGCTCTTCCATCTTGACAACAAGGATTGAAGAAATAGTCATACCATTTCAAGCTTTCTTTATGTTTattgatgtgcccaagaatgcAGTCCAGGACGAGGCCAGATCTAGTTCGGGTCCTATCACGCGTTAcatggccaagaagcttgcTGCAACTCTCCCCGAGCCCTTTACCTTATTTAAGTACTTGGAAATATGAGATGAGGAGTCCAGCCCAAAGTGATGgcttatattttaaaagacttcagctgttacgagaagataatatttttataatatagtttctcttaattagatattatttcttatattagcttgagtcagcagTCTTATGTTTCTTCTTTCAGCTTATTAccttattctattttaggaaagtaatctagagaaGATTAGATATCAGTTTtctattctagagtcaatgggggtgtcttccctctatataaatatgcacatTATTGTAAGATAGGAGCTCAGAcaataaatgaatatttttgaatgaaattgcttagagcatttcttctcttttcttatctaaacaagttccTTGTTTAGTGGCAAAAActccgattcttatcgttcatccttgagcgtggcgaatcaaaatgaattttcctactcgtggcgagttatcttatcgagtgagtttagttggttctaccatccacccttctttcttatcaagttctggttcgtgagcttatcatttggtatcaaagcttaacgttttgttcttgttggccgagtgaaacacgtgaaggAGTGTATACACGAGTGTTTAGTGATGAATTATTCTAGGAaacacaatggatgaggaaaacgtccatcaGGTTCCGAGGAGACTCACACTCGAGCAAGCCCAATTCCTTGGGTTCCAGCGGGGGCAAGATGAGCTCTCTGCACGGCTCGATCTGGCGATCCAAGCTCTTGAGCGAATGGCTATGGCGCCTGCTCCTCCGTAACGTGCACATCGAGTTCCTAGATGGAATCTTCGAGTGGAAGATGAAGTTGACCTGGAGGATGAacttcctgaagaagaagagcagccGGTTCTACGAAGGCAGCAAAAGGGAGTCGGTAACAATCTCAAGCTAAAGATTCTGCAATTCAAAGGCACGAGTTCAACTAAAAAGTACCTCGAGTGGATCCAGcgcgtcgataaggtgttcGAATGCTATGAGTACGCCGAAGCCCAGAAGTGTCAACTTGCTGCCCTcgagttcaccgattatgcgaatCTGGGTGGGAAAACTTAAAGGTGCAGCGAAGAAGAGATGGGGGATATGGGATTCATAGTTGGCAGGAGATAAAGCGCATCATGCATAGAAGATTCGTGCCCGAGTACTATAAGCAAGATTTGTTCCTCAAACTGCAAAGTATTCGTCAGGGAGGTATGTCCGTTGAAGATTATATCATGGAGTTCGAAATGTTGTCGATGAGATGCGAACTGAATGAGCCACAGGAACAGACCATTGCTTGATTTATTAGTGgcttgaacaaggaaattgcggatgTCGTGGAGTTGCAGCCCTATGTCTTTTTGGAAGATGTGATTACGCTGGCCAGTAAGGTGGAAAAGCAGTGAAAACGTAGAAAACTCAATGCATCGAGGGTGCTTTACCCAAAACCAGTTGCTGCTAGTTCAGGATCTTCTTCGAAGTGGAATGCACAGTACAAGGATGTAGGAGGCTCTCAAGGGCCTCAAGCTGaggcgacaaagggaaaggagaacCACACTATTCCGCAACGCCCTGTTCGGAGCTGAGAcatcaagtgcttcaaatgtCTTGGATTAGGACACATAACTTCCCAATGTCTGAATCGGCGAGTGATGACCATCCAGAGCACTCAAGAGATCgagagtgaagatgaaggggTGGATGAGGAGGTTTCTGGAGGTGCGCAGGAAGAGAATGTAGAATTTACCGATGAGGGTGAGATGCTCATGATTCGTCGAGTCTTGAGTTCCGAAGCAAAGCTGGAAGAATAACAGCGGGAGAATCTCTTCCGAACTTggtgcaccatccaaaataagATGTGCGGAGTTATCATTGACAGTGGGAGTTGCACTAATGTTGCATCTACGACCTTAGTGGAGAAGTTGAATCTGGCTACTACAAAGCATCCCTGCCCTT
Above is a window of Punica granatum isolate Tunisia-2019 chromosome 7, ASM765513v2, whole genome shotgun sequence DNA encoding:
- the LOC116215133 gene encoding pentatricopeptide repeat-containing protein At3g03580 translates to MSVFPTARARETLRSSVSAALSSASTPAGLRRVHALIITAGLYRSEFFAGKLISKYAHFRDPKSSLSVFRRASPTNNVYQWNSIVRAFTHNGFFLRALHFYTEMRRAGVLPDTYTFPSVINACAGSLDVETGRVVHGQVLELGFGSDLYIGNAVIDMYARFTDLHNAHAVFDKMSERDVVSWNSLISGYSSNGYFEEAMYVYRGMRKEGILIDLYTVSSVLPACGGLVALEDGWALHGLVAKSGMGSDTIVSNGLLSMYFKFNDIRGAQKIFSDIVFKDSVSWNTMICGYCQLELFEESIKLFMEMIETFTPDILTITSVLRACGHLQDCELGKFVNNYMVEKGLELDTRANNILLDMHIKSGNFTAAMKVFNEMDCKDHVSWNSMISGCVQYGHQDEAVRLFRMMKLGMKPDSVTHLILLSVSSHFSDLFLGKQVHCETVKSGHVSELCLSNGLIDMYAKCKEIDDSLKLFESMSIRDVVTWNTVISTCVHHEDCELGFILLGRMRNDGVSPDKATFLGVLPICSLLAAKRHGKEIHGCIFRLGFESEVSIGNALIDMYSKCGNIGYTIKIFELLKGRDVVTWTTLITAYGMYGEGKKAIKAFTDMEECGILPDPVAFIAVLYACSHSGLVEEGLQFFHYMKSQYNFEPQIEHYASVVDLLARSGCLVEAENFIHSMPLKPDVSIWGALLSACRANSGIGLAERISKRIIELDSENTGYHVLVSNVYAALGKWDQVKMVRKSIKSRELRKDPGSSWMEIRRKLYIFRTGDQCFEQSEEVYELLETLGDSMVKQGYVPDLQCVLHDVGDDEKREMLQGHSERLAIAFGLLNTARGSPLQIMKNLRVCPDCHAVTKYISNITQREILVRDANRFHLFRNGTCSCGDLW